A region of the Wenzhouxiangella sp. XN24 genome:
TGCAGACGGGCACCCGGTGCTGGCGTTATTTCTGGAGCCGGGGAGACGATCAGACCGCGAGTTACGGGACCATCTTGCGAAAGTATTACCGGTTTACATGCAACCGCGGCACATCATTCGGCTCGATGAAATGCCGCTGACCGCCAGCGGGAAGATCGATCGCTCCCGCTTGATTGAGCAGCTCGTTTAAACCTTACCCGCTTATCGGATGCAATAATCCGTCAGCGTCGCTCGAAAATCGCCTTGGCCGGATTTCCGGTAACGATTTTCCGGGCTCCAATCTTGCTGGAGACCACTGACCCGGCAGTTACAATGGTTCCCGCCTGGATGCTCGCGCCGTCCAGCACCACGCTATTCGCCCCAATCCACACATCGTCGCCGATCTGGATGCCCAGCGAAGTATGGCCCTGTTGGTTCATCGGCACGTCAACCCGATCATAACGATGGTTGTTCGCTACCATGGCGGAGTTTGCCGCGACCATTACATCAGAGCCGATCGTGATCCCCTGGGTCCCTGAACTGATGAAGCAGCCGGGACCTATTGCGGAACGAGCTCCAATAGTGACGGGACCATCCGTCGCCTTGAGCTTGGTGAACGCGCTGATCACAACGCCTTTGCCAAGCCGCAGGTTCGGCGTGAAGTCGACTTCCGCGCGTGGGCTGACATACGCTCGGTATTTGAGCCCGTAGATAAGCGTCCGAAGGAATGCCGGCACCAGGAAGCGGCGCGCTGCTTTGACAAGTTTCATGGTGTTGCCACTTTGCTCTCAACGGCGGCAAACAGATCGCCAACGCATTCTAGACCCATGATCTCCATCATCGAAAGCCGTATCTGGAAACGCTCCTCTACCGCGGTAATAAGGCGCAGATGATTGAGTGAATCCCACGAATCGACATCGTCGGCCGTGGTCTCCGGAGCCACCTTATCCGGATCGATCGACATAACTTCGCCGATTATAGTTGCGAGTGCCTGGAAGTTTTCGCCGCTCATAAGTTTTCCCACAACATGAAGTTTCGACTAGCGTCCGCCAAATGCGAAAAACTATCACGAATTGCCTGCCTCCCGTGTGACCCAAGCCGCAGACAATTCCTGAAACCGGAGTATTCTGCTCCGAGTTTCGGCCGAATGTCGTATCACAGCACTCCAAATGAGCTCCCGAGCTAAACAACCGGCGAAGAAAAACCGCGCAGCAGCTCTCTGGCACGCCCTGGTCATTATCCTGGTGGGGCTGGCGGCCTGGTATTTCATCGACTTCGGCGAAGTTGCAAAGAGTATCGCGTCGATCACCCCGGCTTGGCTCGCTGTAATACTATTGCTAGCGACGATCGACCGCTTTCTTATGGCGGGGAAATGGCTGCACCTTCTGCGGCACGTTCGCAATCCGGCAAGATTCCCGGCAGTTTTGAGTGCCTACTACCAATCCGCCTTCGTGCAGCGATTCCTGCCCAGCAGCCTCGGAGGAGATGCGCTCCGCGCGCTCATTATTTCGAGTCGGTACGGAGCGGGTTCCGGAGTTCTCGCCACCATGGTTGTGGAGAAACTCATCGCGATGTTCACCGCGACTTTCCTGGCCATATGCGGTGGGTTGATGGTGCTTAGCCGTGCGCACGACGACTCCATTGAGATTCTCCTGGTCAGCATCCCGCTGTTGATGATGGTGATGCTGGTCGTCCTCCGCCTGACACTGCATCGCCCACTCGTGCTTGGCATTATCAACCGGCTGCCCTGGATCCGCGCCCGTGAGGGTCTCATCGCCATATATGACCACTACTCGGGTTTCCGACACGCCCCACAGGTGCTCGTAGCTAATTTCATCTACTCGCTGATCGAACAAATATTGCAGATCGTATTGCTGCTCTGCTGCGCCCTGGCTCTCAACGTCGCTGCCGACATCTTCACGATTATTGCGGCCGTGGCGGTTGCACAGTGCCTGAGAAAACTCGCCATAATTCTCGAGGGCTGGCTGTTTGGCGAATTCACCGCGGTGTTGGTCTATAGTCTGCTGGGTATTCCCGAGGCGCAGGCACTGGCGTTTTCACTTCTTGGCCATGCGGCACACATCGTCGCTTCCCTGCCTGGGGCCGTGCTGTTCGCGCGATCCTCGATCAGGCTGAGCGACATTAGAAACCAGTTCAGCCGAGAAAAAAACACGTCCTGAACAGGGGCGTTTATTCCCCGCCCAGTGTCCAAAGCGGACCATTCTGGACGACTGATCGCCGGCTAGATCCGCCCGGTCGAAATATACCAGTCACCGGTGCGCTTCAACCCGGTATGGATATCCACTTTCGGCTCGTAGCCAAGCTCCTTTCGTGCCTTGTCGATACGAAATGCACGCACCTGACGAAACCAGTCTACGCGTCGGGGGAATATTGGCGGCTCAATACCGAAAGGCTTGCACGCCTTTTCGCAGACGTGTCCGGCTATGATCAGCGGCCAGATTGGATAACGCGGCACCTTCACATCCACGTCGATGGCCTTGCCGACATGCTTGACCAGGTCCTGGATAGGAAAGTATTCAGCATCGCCGATGATGTAGGCCTGCCCCGCTCCCTTGCCGGGTTCCATCGCCAGCACGAAGGCATCCACCAGGTTATCCACGTAGACCGGATGGTAGTAAGTCTGCCCACTGCCAAACATAGGGAAAAACCCCTTCTTGGCTCGCCGAAAAATCATCTGGAACCGCCCGGGGTCTCCCGGGCCATAGATCGCCGTAGGTCTCAGAGTCGTGTATTCGAGCGGACCTCCGTCGAGCATTTTCAGTTCGAGTTCGCCCTCGTACTTAGTCTGCTGGTAATAGTCGGCCGGCGCGATCGGGGAGTTCTCGTCACCTGGCGGATTCTCAATATGGCCATGCACGCCCTGGGTGCTGCAATACACCAGCTTGCGGGCGCCGGCCTTCAAGGCCTCTTCGGCCACGATGCGAGTGCCCTCCACGTTCACAGATTTATAAATCTCATCCGGCACGCCGACCTCGCGAAAAGCCGCCGCAAGGTGCATGACGACCTCCGCACCTGCGCTGCACTTTGCAACCGCATCCCGATCCGTCACGCTGGCATAAACAAGTTCAGCGCCCTTGGCCCGGAGCTGGTCGTCGATCAGGCCCGGCTGCTTGTCCAGGGACACTACACTGTGGCCGTCGCGCAACAATCGCTCTACCAACGCAGCTCCGGTGAAGCCCGTTCCACCCGTTACGAAGATCCGCATAACCTCAAGCTCCTTGGCGATTCTCTCAATGTAAGATCCGGGGACCGAACCTCAGGCGACAACCCTATCCGCGGACGTCCCGCTCGTGACTGGAGCAGTCCGAACACCCATGCGAAACCGTTCGAGGAGCCTGAGGGTGTCAGTGCTCTCGGCTGCCATGCGTTCCGCCGACCACCCCAGCGACTTTGCCATATGGTCTGCACACCACTCCAGGAGGTCGGCTGAAAGCAATCCACGCTCAGCCCAGTCCGTAGCCCTCAAGACCGCATCCGATAGCCGCACGACCATTTCCTGCTCGATCCCGAATTTCACACGCCGGCGAAATACCTCGTCATTCCCCAGGCAACCCGAGGACACGTCGCCCAAGCACGTGAGTGCGCGGGATCCATAAACCATCGAAGCCCAGCCATGCTCATCGCCGGCACCGAAGCCACTGCAGCCGTCTGCGTCGGCGGCCAGGACCGGCGCGCCGCC
Encoded here:
- a CDS encoding acyltransferase; translation: MKLVKAARRFLVPAFLRTLIYGLKYRAYVSPRAEVDFTPNLRLGKGVVISAFTKLKATDGPVTIGARSAIGPGCFISSGTQGITIGSDVMVAANSAMVANNHRYDRVDVPMNQQGHTSLGIQIGDDVWIGANSVVLDGASIQAGTIVTAGSVVSSKIGARKIVTGNPAKAIFERR
- a CDS encoding lysylphosphatidylglycerol synthase transmembrane domain-containing protein; protein product: MSSRAKQPAKKNRAAALWHALVIILVGLAAWYFIDFGEVAKSIASITPAWLAVILLLATIDRFLMAGKWLHLLRHVRNPARFPAVLSAYYQSAFVQRFLPSSLGGDALRALIISSRYGAGSGVLATMVVEKLIAMFTATFLAICGGLMVLSRAHDDSIEILLVSIPLLMMVMLVVLRLTLHRPLVLGIINRLPWIRAREGLIAIYDHYSGFRHAPQVLVANFIYSLIEQILQIVLLLCCALALNVAADIFTIIAAVAVAQCLRKLAIILEGWLFGEFTAVLVYSLLGIPEAQALAFSLLGHAAHIVASLPGAVLFARSSIRLSDIRNQFSREKNTS
- a CDS encoding NAD-dependent epimerase/dehydratase family protein; this translates as MRIFVTGGTGFTGAALVERLLRDGHSVVSLDKQPGLIDDQLRAKGAELVYASVTDRDAVAKCSAGAEVVMHLAAAFREVGVPDEIYKSVNVEGTRIVAEEALKAGARKLVYCSTQGVHGHIENPPGDENSPIAPADYYQQTKYEGELELKMLDGGPLEYTTLRPTAIYGPGDPGRFQMIFRRAKKGFFPMFGSGQTYYHPVYVDNLVDAFVLAMEPGKGAGQAYIIGDAEYFPIQDLVKHVGKAIDVDVKVPRYPIWPLIIAGHVCEKACKPFGIEPPIFPRRVDWFRQVRAFRIDKARKELGYEPKVDIHTGLKRTGDWYISTGRI
- a CDS encoding acyl carrier protein; protein product: MSGENFQALATIIGEVMSIDPDKVAPETTADDVDSWDSLNHLRLITAVEERFQIRLSMMEIMGLECVGDLFAAVESKVATP